CAACGGGAAGAAGATCATAGGGTCAGACTCTTTCCCAGATTTCAACTCTACTAACGGTGACGCTGAGTTTAGTTTCCAAGCGCTAGACATCAGGGGACAAGCCTACCCAGTCACAATCGGCTCGGGGATGGTCGCCGACAATATTCTGGCCGACGACGATGCCTCCTCCCGGCGTTGGGTGGTCTACGGGAGCATGCCCACGACCGCCGCGGCCCGGCGTGCGGTGGTTGACGACATGAAGGAGGACCTGTTGAATGTCAGCTATGTCATACGCTACTCTGCTCCACGTGACAAGATGAGGGTGCGTCCTAGCAATGTGGCCCACTACTCAAACTATAGCGTCGAGAAAAGAAAGATCTTGGCAGAGGGCATTTATGACCGGAAGAGGGGCATCCTGTGCATGGTCGGCTGCCAAGAGCGCGCCGGCTTGACTGACTGTCAGACACTGGTAACGGTGCAGTTCGCTTCCCTTGGTTCCAACATGCCGGAGCACGGAACAGGAGCGATCAGCAGCCTCAGAGACAAGACCGATCGCCTCTTCTTTGCGAAGATCAACTTCACCATGCACGGGATGTACTCCGCGCAAGTGGAGAACGCCATATCAAGGATGGACATGGAAAGCGTCATGCTTGTGGCCTCGACGACGCTCTCGTGTGTCTTCACCATCCTGCAGATCCTTCACACCAAGAGGAACCCGGAGGCGGCTCCGGCGGTATCGGTGACCATGCTCGTCGTGCTCACCATGGGGTTCCTCGCCCCTCTCGTGCTCAACTCAGAGGCCCTGTTCGCAAGCAGGAGGAGCCAGTACTATGAGTTGCACCCCACTAGCCGAAGGATCGAGATCAACGAGGTCATGATGAGGGCGCCTACATTGATCGCCTTCGTGTTGCAGCTGCGCCTTCTCCAGCTCGCGTGGTCCGGCCGACGCACATCCACCATGTCCGAGCGGACTGTGTTATGGATATGCCTGCCATTGTACGCCCTCGGAGGAATCGTGGCCGCGGTCTTCCACGTGATCAACGCCCGCGCCTCCACGATCGGCATGGCCGGATGGCGGGTGACGATCTGGCAGGACCTTGTGTCGTACGCGGGGCTGATACTGGATGGCTTCCTTCTTCCGCAGATCATCCTAAACGCGTCCTTGGGAGGGTCCAGAGCTTGGGCGATCTCCCCGTGGTTTTACCTTGGGGGCACCATGCTCCGCTTGATGCCTCATGTGTATGATGTAGTGAGGGCCCGGATCTACAAGCCGAGCATGCGCTCTTCCAAATTGTACGCGAGCCCCCACGACGATCTGTTCAGCGTCGCTTGGGACATGGTTATACCATGCGGGGCGGCGTTGCTGGCCTTGTTGTTGTTCTTGCAGCAGCGACTTCCAGGCACCGCGCCGCTTCCTTCGCAGAGGAGGAGATCGAGTGGATATGAGATGGTCTCTAACATTTAACATAAAACTGGAGAGTTTCTGGGAAACAAAGGGTACCTTATGTATTGTTTTTTTGTTGGAAGGAAAGATAGTGTACCTTACTAGCATTTCTTTTTCACTTCATGTCTCTGGTTACGTTTGTATACTTCACACCTTCTATGTCAGTGAAAAACAACACTCTGCTGCTTTATCGTCAAGAAAAAGTGTACCTTATGTATTGTTGAAGATCTGTCCATTTGTTCATCAATATATTTATTTTTTGTTAAAATATATGTGCCGAATATAAGTGTACGAGTTGAGTTATAGTTGGAGGGTTAGGCCTACTATGTAAAGTCAACCACAAGCAGCGACATCTACCCACAGAGGAATTCCAACACAGTGTATGGCACTATATAAGCGTGGACACATAGCAAATACAGTAGCAAAGCATTGATGACTAAACTAACCTACAAAACAATCATCATCACAACTATGATATTATCCCACAAATCCACAGTACGTCCATAAAACTACTAAGACACTAATTTTACTTCATAAAGCATATAGCATCTGAACGTTCACCAGTGTTATTCACAGGCCGCTCCCTCCCAAGGAAAGGGCCATTGATTATATACTTGGCCTCCACATAGAGGCCTGCAACCGTAAATGCAACGGCGCCGAGTGTTAATTTCATTACGGTGATCCGAAACTGTTTCTCATCTTTAGGTGGACTGCAAGCAAACGAAGAGCGAGCTGAGTTAGAAACCATTTTCTTTTTTACAGGTTGATGAGAGAACATTAAAGCTAAAATTAGTGTAtaccatggtgatgatgatgcagGGTCCTTCACTTGTGTGGAGGATTCTGCAATGCCGGCGGTGGATTTGGATCCATGCTGCAAGGAAGTTTAGATGCTTTGCGTTAGTTACAATGAAATTTTGATACAAGATTTGTGTTTATTACAAGCAGTGACACAAAAAAATTTGACAGAAGATTTGGGTTAATTACACACAGTGACAGCACAAAGAATCTTGATAAAATCTACTAGTATTAAAAATTTACAATCTGTATTTAGACAAATTTAGGacaagaattttgagacgaaGGGACTATATGAAAAGAAAAAAACTGACATGCTAACTAACCTCCAAGCCTACAATAATCATGAGATCAAATTAACTTATTTGTTCGTTTTCTCTTATCGGAACCACATAAATATTATTTGGGCAACATGTCTGTAAGAAAAAGAGCAAAGTCACCTAAACTGCCTTCTTGGTGTTCCAAGCAGAGTTTTGGGTGTCCCACAATTGCCAAATAATCACAGTCATCACTGTTGCATGGATTTTGGACGACCGGGTGAGGAATTCGAATACGGACTCACATCTGACGTAACTCAAATCGATAGCTGTCACCTCTGCTATGAATATAAGGGTTTTAGATATATCAATATAGACTACATCCGGActaaaatgagtgaacaaagacactaaaATGCCTCTATATACATCCAAGGCAATTCAGAAAAAAAAAGTTATAACATCTTATAATCCGGACTGGAGGGAGTAATTGCTATCTCCTCTCTCAACTGCACAATATGAAGCCGGGAGAGAGCATCGGTGTAGGTTCCTGTTTTTTACAAGGTGGTGCCAAAGGAAAGCGCCATGGGAGAGAgattgaaacttttcatggttaTGGGTCAACATGAAAAGTAGATAATTTTTTTCAGGAAAGGAAAAAGATGTTTTCCAATGATGGCGTGTTTACCGGTCTGTGACTTAATCTGGGTGGAGTGCCCAGTGATTGCCTATCGCATCATACATGGCAGTCTACTATTGCAACGATCCAATGAGGTTTTGTCCTCTAGAGGTCTTTGCATCAATCTAGCGGTTAACTTTGTCAAAGTTGTTCATTGTCTGCTAGAGCCATCGTTGCACAATGATGGCGACTTCGGTTGTAGTTCTGTCAAGATTATTTAGCCCAAGGgtcttgattttaattttttttttgcgggggtaAAGGGAGTTTATTGCATAGATATAGAGTTACAGTCGAGAGGCCACAAATCCTCGATACATGGTGAAACCGAGCCAAGCCAAACAGCCGTGGCACGCTCGGTGCGGCTATACTTAGCCAACTGATCGGCAACTCTATTTTGAAGTCTACTAATCTTTTGAGGAAAAAACTCCCTAGTACCTAAAAGTGCCTTGATCTCCAGGACGATTTGTCCATAAACCGAACGAAGAAGTGCATCATTTGTCAAGTTAGACAGTGCTTCAGAGGAGTCCGTTTGAACCACCACCGGTAGGTCAGAATGTTGTAATGCTAGGGCCAACCCCTGCATAATCGCATGCAGTTCTGCCTCGAGTGGGTCATTGCAGTAGAAGATGAAACGGTAAGCTGCCATTAGGATCTCGCCTTTGTCGTTCCGAAGCACCATACCGATGGCCGCAGAGCCATCCTCCTGCAGGAAAGAACCATCAACTGACAGCGCCACCCTGCTAAGCAGCGGTGCCAGCCAGGGAGCCGCCGGGGGCTTGACTCCTTGGGTTGGCAACGTCACCGCCGAGGTTGACATTTTCCCTTTAATAATCTCCTCCGTAGTGTAACGCGCAGCGAGCTTTATGGACTTGTAGTAACTGTCCAATAATTCGACAGTggctggtgtcggtgtcaaaaccggcggatctcgggtagggggtcccgaactgtgcgtctaggatcgatggtcacaggagacgggggacacaatgtttacccaggttcgagccctctctatggaggtaataccctacttcctgcttgattgatcttgatgaatatgagtattacaagagttcatctaccacgagatcgtaatggctaaaccctagaggcctagcctgtatgactatggttatgaATATCCCCtgatccggactaagccctccggtttatatagacaccagagggatctagggttacataaggtcggttacagagagaagaatcttcatatttggtcgccaagcttgccttccacgctaaggagagtccaatccggacacgggcgTAGCCTTCGGTCTTcctatcttcacagcccatcagtccggcccatggctaacagaccggacgcccgaggacccgttagtccaggactccctcagtagcccctgaacctggcttcaatgacgaggtgtccggcgtgcagattgtcttcggcattgcaaggccgGTTCCTCCTTCAGAACTCCAAGATAGTATTTGGACGTACTTATCGTGTTCGGACCTGcaacacacacaccacacacaaccgaaGAGAATATAGTATTCCACGAGCCCAATCTGCTGACAAATTTTtgcaacatgacatcacgtccaCCCGACTATAATTTCGAACCGTTGTACTGCCGCCCCATGTTTCGAGGCGCGGtttctattggcacgtcttgtcgaagcagagatcgtgtccccttattgtgggattctcattaatgcgagcgtgggtaacccaaccgttccaCTGGAAAGATTCCTTAGGAATAGGCTAGTTTCTAGGCTTAGGAGGAGGTGCACGATACCCATGGTCTTTATAAAGGAGCCACGGGCCGTCTCTTTTTACGCCAAACCTCTCCCCAGCCTTTCCAACCTCAAGTTCTAGCACCCCGGGTTCGACTTCATTGCTTCAAGCTCCCctatcatgtccggatccggccTATAGGGCGGATGGGTGGCTTCCTCGGTTACAGAGGAGGACATTGTGAATTTCGGGCGGTCCGATACCTAACCACTGAGATTCCCCACAGACTTCCTGCTCCAGGACAGGTTATTCCGACCCCCAGATCCGGCAAGAGGGTTGTTTTCATCTCTCACCTCCTTCGAGGACTAGGGTTCgctcttcaccccttcgtccggggtctcatgttttattacggactagattttcatgatctagccccaGATTCTTTCCTCCATATCTCGGCATtcatcacgtgtgaggccttccttcggattcccccacactttggcttatggctcaagacttTTAATGTGAAGCCGGAGGTGATCGAAGGGGAACAGGCGGAGTGCAACGGCGCTGTAGTAAGCAAGCTTACCGGTACTCTCTGGCCAAAAGGTTCTTTCACCGAAACCCCCAACCAATGGctgcgggagtggttttacatcacagaaccccgcggttCCAAGTGGGCAACTATACCCGAGTTCCCTTCTGGCCCTCTGGTACAGCTCGCATCATGGATTAACAAGCggctggactggggatccgtTGATGAAGTCAagactctacagagccgcatccgaagccttcttgagaaggacatcgatctctTCAACGTGATCCAAGTAATGTTAGTCcgccgagccctgccatgccagcgtcagcttctccgtatgtgggagttcaatccggaagggccaCGGACCatccaacacttcttcggcactacgcataAGGGAATGTGGAAGTTGTTCTTCGGGaaacgaaaacagtggccggacaccaccgaggacatcgtcctcgactgcaatcatccggatacctcggtaagcgctCGATGCCTGAACTCTTTCTAGTTGAGTATGCCGTATATGTCACTGAGCAAACTATCTTCTTCCAGGACTGGATTAAGAAAACAGAGCGAATCAGGTGTttggccccccttcccgaagactcagcagACCCCttactaacaaggatgctggccccggcgcCGTACCAGATGCCTGTGGCAAAGAACAAGGCGGGGGGTGGGAGGACCAAGAGCGGCCTCCATCCCGAAGCTATATCAGATATTACATCCGGGGGAATCAAAATTCCATCGTCCGAAGACAAAAGTGAAGGAGAAATCAAGGTATCGTCCCCCCAGGGTAAGAAAAGGGCTGCCTCCGAAGATTGGGGGGAAAGGGCTTCCAAGCGAGGCAAGGTGCCTTAGTCGGGCGGCTCGGGCTTGGAGGATGGCGTCCTCGCACAGTCCCACGACGGGGACAAGCCTctagccgaatcgtaagtgaacaagaaTGTTTGCGAACATATCCACCTCCTTTCCTGCAACCAAAGTAACTAGAATATATGTTTTTGCAGCTCGGCACACAGCCTTCTTCaccaatcctcttcctcgggggatcttcttccggagatgatggaaaagCGAGACACCTCCGCCGgtctcctcgcccaatagggcggatgacctcgaggtgtcgtcccggagggccTCTTccgatcaacaagtggtgcgagggGTGATGAAGACACATCCTGAAGGCGATGCTTTGCTAGCCCAGGGTCCGGGGGCCAACAACGAAGGCCCCAAACTGTCCGGCCTACAGCCGGAGACAACTTTAAGGACGAATAAACGGATTCCTTCAAAGGGAGGCCGTACTCTAACAGCAGCTTCCGGAGGTCCTGAAGCGCCAGATATATTGATGAACATGCTGCAACAGTCATCCATCTCGGAGGAACATCacaccttgatgggtacggtggatGCAAAAGTTATATCCACAAAAAGCGGATTGACTGAAGCATgcacgagcctgctaagaggcttcgaggtttgtactgTAAAAAAATTGATTGTATTTTATTCACAaactgcacctgtgtataggtagtagcccctgagactctgattgGCTTCCCAAGGGAGGCAATCAggggatcaaaaagatatgcccagTCAGTAATCTAATTAATTGAAACACAGGTTGTTACCTCCCAGGAGACTGCCCGAACTACGGAGGTTGCCGATCTGCAGCGAAGGCTCGATGTGGCAGATGATGACGTCACGCTTAtcaacaagcggcttgacgaggcgcaaggtatgtctTGGGGGTAGTCATTACATGCGTGTGCGT
The Aegilops tauschii subsp. strangulata cultivar AL8/78 chromosome 3, Aet v6.0, whole genome shotgun sequence genome window above contains:
- the LOC109783881 gene encoding uncharacterized protein; this encodes MAPPVRDRTMYRHHLCFLLLASTATLSAAVTASSYSTACPSLTPAQDRHTDGDEAVALIRSFQISGGQFSGGADGLFSPDDDPYKARQFHFLPHGASRTDDPALVHLTGTLTIFGPRSWHRGNHHYYSEAASIAFILDGYHSSASRELCMVGTGTEHAADGSLRQYHDVVLRLHVPSPPSLADPFVSGSMEGSSDLGTISLLAYTEGDHYKYDSGHAACSPGPSMLPASGSLRALGAVNSVCAHLKEQLMISYRLEHGRAVFPRMRVNQMQCSADGAALHAYAVLFNDTRPTERGYRRRRFLVGDEALVADGHWDQARRMLCLRACRVTLRAPASAPAVDCTIGMSFWFPAVWTMREQRAVAGMLWNSSQAGAEPMPIIDDQRSNANISDVKYSYNDTMLEEAKKHHQEISNGKKIIGSDSFPDFNSTNGDAEFSFQALDIRGQAYPVTIGSGMVADNILADDDASSRRWVVYGSMPTTAAARRAVVDDMKEDLLNVSYVIRYSAPRDKMRVRPSNVAHYSNYSVEKRKILAEGIYDRKRGILCMVGCQERAGLTDCQTLVTVQFASLGSNMPEHGTGAISSLRDKTDRLFFAKINFTMHGMYSAQVENAISRMDMESVMLVASTTLSCVFTILQILHTKRNPEAAPAVSVTMLVVLTMGFLAPLVLNSEALFASRRSQYYELHPTSRRIEINEVMMRAPTLIAFVLQLRLLQLAWSGRRTSTMSERTVLWICLPLYALGGIVAAVFHVINARASTIGMAGWRVTIWQDLVSYAGLILDGFLLPQIILNASLGGSRAWAISPWFYLGGTMLRLMPHVYDVVRARIYKPSMRSSKLYASPHDDLFSVAWDMVIPCGAALLALLLFLQQRLPGTAPLPSQRRRSSGYEMVSNI